CCTATGGTTTCAGCGTTTTGTCGAAGGCGATCTGGTCGGCAACGCATGGACGGAAATCGGTAAAGTGGAAATTGGCGATGTCGTGACCCGTGTGACGGAAAATGCTCAAGGCCAGCTTGAAGTCAATGGGCGTAAATATTATTCAACGGGCACCATTTTTGCGGACTGGATTGACTTGTTCGCGCTGGATGAAACCACCAATCAGCATGTAATCGCTGCGGTTTCAACGCATTCATCCGGCATTAAAATCAGTGATGACTGGCATGGCTTTGGCCAGAAAACCACAGGCAGCGGTACGCTGGTGATTGAGCATGTTCCTGTCACCCGTGACTATATTTTGCCGTTTGATCAGCGCTTTAAATATCAAACCGCGTTCTATCAGGTGGTGCATTTGGCGACGCTGGCAGGTATTGCGCAAAGCGCTGTTACAGCTTTCAGTAACGAAGTTCGCAAGCGCACACGTATTTACAGTCACGGCAATGCAGAGCTGGTGCGCGACGATGCTCAAATTCTGCAAGTGATCGGTAAAGCATCTGCGCAAGCTTATGCTAGCGAATCTATTGCGCTGCGGTCAGCAGAAGCATTGGATAGGGCTTACCTTAGTCATTTTCAAAATGATGCTGCGCTGGATCAGAAAGCCAATGACCTTGCTGAGCTGGAATCTTCTCAGGGGCAGGTGGTGATATCTGAACTGGTTCTGAATTTGACGACTGAATTGTTCAATGCGCTCGGCGCATCTGCAAGTACAACCGAGAAGCAGCTGGACCGTTTCTGGCGCAATGCGCGTGTGGTGTCCTCACATAATCCGCTGATCTATAAGCAAAAAGTCATTGGCGATTGGGAGATCAATAAGGCGCCATTGCCTTATGTGTGGCAAATTGGAAACAGCCCGGCAGCTAAGCAGCAGGAGATCGCGGCTTAAAACGGATGCAGTATCTATTTTTAGAATTAAAACCGCACGATTGCGGTTTTAATTCTATGGATATATTTAAAATTTATAATGACTGCTTATTTTATTTCGTGTTTTATAAATATATATAAATTCTAAAAGATTAAATAAATTGCTGATATTTTGAGGTGAATATATTGATATAGCTAAATTAAGAAGATGAGCTACAATAGAAAAAACACTCACCTTTAAAATTATGCCAAAAACATATTCTGTCGATCTACGTGAAAAAGTCATGCAGTTTTATAAAGAGTCAAAGCATAAATCTAAGACGTGCGAAATATTTAATATTGCCAGAACCACGCTCGATGATTGGATTCTGATCGAACAGCAGACTGGTCAACTCAAACAACCTAAGTCTCCAAATGTAGGACGTCCCTCAAAGATTCTGGACCTGCAAGCTTTTGAAGCATTTGTAAAAACAACGCCATTTACCCAAGCTAAAGATCTTATTCCTTTGTTTGAACAGAAATTCGGTTATAGCGTTGGCTATCATGTCATTTTAAAAGCTCTAAATAAGATGGGTTGGACGCGTAAAAAAAGAGTTTTCTCTACAAACAAGCCTGCAAGTTAAGCCGTGCTGTATTTGAATGGTGTTTGCCTCAGTGGAAGCAGCAATATGGTGAAGATCACATTCTTTATATCGATGAATCAGGCATCAATACCAATGAAACCGCAGAATATGGTTGGTCTCCAAAAGGTCAACGTTGTCATGCATTTAAGTCAGGTGGGCATGGCACGAGACTCAGTATGATCAGTGCGGTCAGATCAAATGCACCATTCAAGTTTACTCAACCTTTAGTTTTTCACGGTTCGTGTGATCGGAATATTTTTGTCTGTTGGTTGGAATATTTGTTGCAGGATTTAAAGCAAAAGGATGATCAGACTAAGAGTTATTTGCTGATTCTAGATAATGCATCCATTCATAAAGGTCGAGTAATTGATGATTTGGCAGCACGATATCAGATAAGAATTGTTTATCTACCGGCATATAGTCCTGATCTAAATCCTATTGAGAGAGCATGGTCTGTCCTAAAAAGTAAAGTCAGACATATGGTTGCTCAGAATAATAAAACCTTTCAGGAAGCTTTAGATATCGTCTTTAAAATGATGTAGCTTATGTTTTTTATTTAGCTATATTAATCACCCAGAGCTTTAAAAGATTATGAATATTAAAATTCAAGACCTTCAAATTGAAAACCTGAAAATTGAAAATAACCAGGATATTCCAGATTCCGTTTTTGAACAGCACCAGCCTGCACATATTATCCAAAATGATGCTGAAGCCATCGCTGCTGCCAAGAAGCTCGCAGAAATTTTCAGGCAACAGGCATCGCACCGTGATGCGAACCGTTTGCTGCCGCTGCAGGAAATCGTTGAATTTTCGCAAAGCGGTTTATGGTGCATCAATATTCCTAAACAGTATGGCGGCGCGCAAGTGAAGCACCGCACACTGTCACAGGTGATCCGCATTTTAGCCAGCGCTGATCCTGCACTGACGCAGATTTCAGAAAATCATTTGTCCTTTTTGGAACAAGTGCGTTTAGATGCAGCAGAAGAACAGAAGCAGCTGATTTTCGGCAATATCCTCAAAGGCCAGCGTTTGGGCAATGCACTGTCCGAACGGGGCGGCAGAACGGTCATTGATTTAAAAACCCGGATTACACCGAATGCGCAAGGCTATGCGGTGAACGGCAAGAAATTCTATGCTACCGGTGCGATCTTAGCGCATTGGGTCTATGCAGTCGGTCTGGATGACGAGGGCAATGAACTTACTGCACTGATTCCGCATCATGCACCAGGGCTGAGCATTATCAATGACTGGTCCGGCTTTGGTCAGCGTTCCACAGCGAGCGGCACAGTGATTCTGGACAACGTTCAAGTCGATGCTGCTTATGTCATCCCAACAGGAGCAGGCGGTGAAAGCATCAATCTTGTCGGAACAATTTCACAGCTGATACATTCATCTATTGATGCCGGTATTGCTCATGCTGCTATTGAAGATGCGATTGAGTTTGTACAGAAATATACACGTCCTTGGATAGATGCAGATCAAGAACATGCGGTGGATGATCAATTCACACAAGCCGCAGTCGCTGAGCTGAAAATAAAATTGCATGCGGCTGAAGCGCTGTTGGACCGCGCGGGAGATTTTGTTGATGCAGCCTTGGAAAATTTAACTGAAGACAATGCCAATGCAGCTACTTTAGCTGTGGCGGAAGCCAAAGTGCTGAGTGCGGAAATCGCCATTTTAGCGTCGAATAAACTGTTTGAACTGGCTGGAACACGCGCGGCGCTGTCAGAGCTGAATTTAGACCGCCATTGGCGTAATGCGCGCATCCATACGCTGCATGATCCTGTGCGCTGGAAGTATAAGCTGATTGGCGAATATTATTTAAAAGGCAAGCATTTGCCCCGCCATCCTTGGAGCTGATCGGCAGGTTTTGTTATACGAAAAAGTAATAATCAATGCAGCCTTTGTTAATTCTATTTTTTGCATATAAAAATAATATTTAAATTATTTTTTAAATAAGCATTTTTGTATATTTTTGCAGAATTGAAATATAGAACTGCTGCCATGATTAATATTGAAAATGCTGATAAGTATTTTAATGCAAAGAATAATAAAATCTTTGCATTAAAAAATATTTCCCTGCAGATTGACGCATCGAAAATCGTTGGAATTATCGGATATTCCGGTGCGGGAAAATCAACATTATTAAGACTGATGAATGGGCTGGAAAAGGCGGATGCGGGTCAAGTTGAGGTGCTGGGCCAGTCTATTCAGCATGCCTCTGAAAATGAGCTGAAAGCACTTCGTAAACAGATTTCCATGATTTTTCAGCATTTCAATTTGCTGAAAACCATAACCGTTTTTGACAATATTGCCTTTCCGCTGCGCTTAGACGGCAGTTTAAGTAAAAAACAGTTGCAGCAGCGCGTTGAGGACTTAGCGCATCAAGTCGGTTTAAGCGAGCATTTGCATAAGTATCCTAAGCAGCTCTCAGGCGGTCAAAAACAGCGTGTCGGCATTGCCCGCGCATTGGCGAATTCACCGAAGATTCTGCTGTGCGATGAAGCGACCAGCGCGCTTGATCCGATCACCACACATGAAATTCTCAATCTGCTGCTGCAAATCAATCGGGATTTGGGTATTACGATTGTGCTGATCACGCATGAAATTGATGTTATCCGCCGTATTTGCGATGACGTTGTGGTGCTGGAAAAAGGCCAAATTGCAGAGCAGGGGCCAGTCGATCAAGTGTTGCTGCATCCTGTGCATGACATTTCCCGCTCCTTGATCTTGGAAAATACCGATATTGATGAAGCGATTCTGCTGCCAAATTCGCAGATCCTCCGTGTCACTGCAATCGGTGAACTGGCGCAGCGTCCAGTCTATGAAACGCTAGCGCTGAAGCATCAAGTGAATTATCAGATTCTGCATTCAAAAGTCGAACGGACGAAAACCTCGCTGTACAGCCAGTCCATCCTGTCGATTCAAGGGCTGAACACGGCCAATTATCTGCAGCAGCTGGAACAGCTGGGCGCACATATCGAAATTATTCAAGGCGCCGCGCCGCGCATTACAGAGGCAGCCTAAATGCTCGAACTTATTGCAAATCTGGATTATCAAGAACTCTGGGATGCAGCCAAAGCCACATTGCTGATGCTGTCATTGTCACTGCTGTTTATAGTTGTGCTTGGGCTGCCTTTAGGCGTGGCGATATATTCCTTTGCCAACAGCAGGATTAAGAAGCATCCTGTGCTTTATTCCATCCTGTCATTCTTTATTAATATTATCCGCTCAATCCCATTCATTATTTTAATGATTCTGCTGATGCCGCTAACGGCGCTCATTACAGGGACAACTATTGATGTTGCAGGCGTGATTCCGCCAATTACTGTTGCAGGCATTGCATTCTTTGCGCGCTTAACGGAAACCGCGCTGCATGAAGTCGATAGCGGCGTGATCGAAGCGGCCCAGTCTATGGGCGCCAGTTACTGGCAGATGGTCAAAGGCGTGCTGCTGCCGGAAGCGCGTGCTCCGATTATTGCCGCAATTACCGTGACCAGTATCGCGCTGGTGGACTATACAGCCGTATCCGGTGTGATTGGCGGCGGCGGTTTAGGGGACTTGGCGATCCGTTACGGCTATCAGCGCTATCAGACTGAAATCATGCTGGTTACTGTGTTTTTGTTGATCGTGATTGTGCAAATCATGCAGTTTATTGGCAATAAAGCAGTGCTGTATTTTTCCAAGAATTACACCTAAGGCACTCAAAAATTCAGAGACACCAAATTGAATGTTTAACTTGAAGGAACAATGATGAACACTTTAAAAAAATTAGCGGCCGTGATCAGTATCGCTGCGGTATCTGCTGGGGTTTGGGCAAATCAAACGGTTACGGTTGGCGCCAGCGCAACACCGCATGCCGTGATCTTAGAGCATATTAAGCCTGAGCTGGCGAAGCAGGGCATTGATTTGAAAATCAAAATCTATTCAGATTATGTGCAGCCGAATACACAGCTAGTATCGAAAAAACTGGATGCCAATTATTTCCAGTACCGCCCATTTCTGAATGATTTTAATGCCAAAACCAAATCAAATTTAGTGCCTGTGGTGCCTGTGCATATAGAGCCATTTTTGCTGTATTCCTCAAAAATCACCAATTTAAAGCAGTTGAAAGACGGCGCTACAGTTGCGATTCCGAGCGATCCGGTCAATGGCGGACGCGGTCTGCTGCTTTTGGCGAAACTGAATTTGATTACGCTGAAACCAGGATTTAAACAGCTGGCGCTGCCGACCGATAAACTGCTGTCAGTACGCGATATCGCATCTAATCCAAAGAAACTGAAAATTAAAGAGCTGGACTCTGCAATGCTGCCGCGCACTTTGTCTCAAGTGGATTTGGCGGCATTAAACTGCAACTATGTGCTTGAAGCGAAATTGGATATTAAAAAGTCGCTGTATATTGAAAGCGGTCAGGACGGTAAAAATATCTGGGCTGAATATTTAGTCGTGCGCCCAGGCGATCAAAAGAAACCTGAGATCCAAAAAGTAGCTAAAGCGCTGAACAGCGATTCAACCCGCCAGTTTATCAAGCAGCACTTTAAAGGCGAAATTTATACCGCCTTCTAATGCGCTGACGAAATTTAAAAAGGCATTGTCATCAATGCCTTTTTTATTGGCTGCAGTTTTTTTAGTTAGGGATTAAGTTGTCTGTTGTCCTATCAACAGATATAAACAGTTTTTGAATTCTGCACTTATTCATTCGATCAGCATGTTCAATGAATTGAATAGCTGCATTGATTTTTTATTAAAATTTCTTGCACCATGCAGGCTGGAAAATTGCATTAAATCAATAATAACTCCATTTAAAGATGAAACTGAGGCTAGCTTAGGCCTGAAATGTATTTTGCGCATAATCATTGTTAATGAAAGCTGTCGAGCTTATTCGTTTTTATGAAAAATACTGAATTATAAAAATTGACTGGGATATAGGATGCTGCATGCAGACCTAAGCTTTCTGCATGAGAAACCGCCAGTAAAAAGCCTATAAACTCAATGAATACTTCCCTTTGAAATTTAAGATTAAAAAAAGCGCTTGAAAATTAATCCAAGCGCATGCTGAAAAGTCAAAATGATTATTTTATAGAGCTTAGACCTGACCGATGCGCCATTGGTATGGAGGCAAGGTGCCATTCACGCTGAAGTCACCTACAATGCGGTCTTTGTAAATGCGCGGATTATGTGACGCCAATGTGCGGATATTGCGCCAGTAGCGGTCTAATGCAAGATCTTTATCCGTTGCGGATGCGCCAAGCGCATCAAAAATAATCGTTGACGCATTTAAAGCCAAATCAGAAATAATGGTTTGCGATTGCGCAATTTCCAGTTCTGCAATGGCATTCTGATCAGCTTCTTCCGCTGGATTATTTAAGAATGCTGACTCATAAGCGCGCTGCAAAGCCTGCGCATTTTTTTCAATAATCGCGCCTGATGTGTAAGCTGCGCCGCGGATTTTACCCACAACCTGCAGTACTTGCGGATCATGGCGGACATAGGCCGCATTTGAATGGGTATAGTTGCGTGTCCGTTTTTCCACGGCTTTGGATACGTCATAAGCCGCTGCACGGTTCAGGCCAGCAATAATGGATAATTGAATCAGCTGATAAAAGCCCGCAGAATATTTAAAGCGGTCATCATCTGGAAGGACATCTGCGGGATTGACTTCAACATTGCTGAAAATAGACGTGCCGCTGGCGGTCAGGACTTGGCCAAAACCGTTCCAGTCATCAATCACTTCAACCCCGGCCGCATTGCGCGGAATGATGATCGAAGCTGAGTTGCCGTCCAAGTCTGTAATGCCGACATCAATCCATTCTGCGTAAAGGCTGCCTGTTGTATAGTATTTTTGCCCATTCAGCAGCACACGGCCATCTTCTGTTTTAGACAGATGCGTACTGAATTGGCCAATCGACTCTTTTCCGCCTTCAGACCAAGCGCTGCCCACAGTTTGGCCTTGACCAATGCGTTCCAGCCATAGGTTTTTAAATGCGCCGTCTTGGCTGAGCAAAATGTCTTCGGTAAAGCCGAAATGCACCCGCAGCGCTTGCGGCAAGTTGGCATCTGCCTGAGCGAGTTCAATCAGTAGCGCAAACAGTTCTGGAATAGTCGCATCGAAACCATGATGGCTTTTTGGCAGGCGCAGGCGGGTAAAGCCGGCATCCTTCAACCATTGCAGCTGTTCAAACGGCAGAATATGGTTTTTTTCCCGCTCATTGGTGGTTTCTCGAATTTTGTCAAAAATCGGACGGAAGTTTGAAGCCAGTTCATCATAGCGCGCAGAAGGCCCTTGTCCCCATACTTGATAAATCGAAGACTCTTGTGAACGCTGATGTTTTAATTGGGTTGGCTGTTGCAAATCAGTAAGCGCAGTCATAATAATATTGGCAAACGAATAAAGATAAAATATTAAATGAGCTGCATGATTTATAAACTAATTAATATAGATAATAAAATGAGAAAAACATATTAAATGATTTTATTTTAAATATATCAAAAAATACTATTTAGTAAAAAATCAGATATTAAAAATAAAATAATATTTATTTGGAATTAAAACAGCCGCTAGTCTATTCCCCATAAATTTAATCGGGATTCGATATGACTCAAACAGCCAGTGCTGAAAATAAATATGTGATACAGCGGCCGGAAGATGTTTCTCAGCTCATTTCAAAATATGCGGGATCGGGCAAGACCAATAAAGTGATTTGGCTTGCCCTGATCGGGGTTTTTATTGATGCTTATGATTTGACGACATTGTCATTCGGCATTGAACAGGTTATTTCTGATTTTTCTCTTAGCCCCGTGATGACAGGTGTGGTGGCATCGGCAATTGTGGTCGGCACAATTGTCGGCAATTTATTGGGCGGCTGGCTGACAGATAAAATCGGCCGCTACCGTGTCTTTATGGCTGATATGGTGCTTTTTGTGATCGCGGCGATCGTAGCAGGATTAGCGCCGAATGTGTGGGTGCTGATTGCAGCACGCTTTGTGATGGGCATCAGCGTCGGCATCGACTTGCCTGTGGCGATGTCTTATTTGGCGGAATTTTCTAAATTCAACGGCAAGAGCAGCAAAGCTGCGCGTTTAGCCGCATGGTGCCCAATGTGGTATGCGGCTTCAAGTGTATGTTTTGCCATTGTGCTGGCGCTGTATTTTATCTTGCCGCCGGAATATGCCAATTGGCTCTGGCGCATATCGCTGATTTTTGGCGCGGTTCCGGCCTTGCTGATTATTTTTATCCGCGGGAAATATTTAACCGAATCGCCGATTTGGCTGGCGAATCAAGGCGACTTGAAGGGTGCAGCAAAAATTCTGCGTGAGTCCTATGATATTAACGCGCATGCGCAGGTTGATCATGTGCAGAAAGTGGAACAGAAGCATGCTCAAGCCAGCTATAGTGTGTTGTTCAATAAAACCTATTTGCCGAGAACAATCGTTGCGCTGGTGATTCATATTTCCGTGGCATTTCAATACACGACAATTGCATTTTTCCTGCCGTCGATTCTGACACGCTTTTTCCATACGGATACATTGACCACGATTACGACAACATTGGGACTGAATTTGGCCTTTGCATTCACAGGAGGCTTGCTGGGTGTTTATATGGCCAGCCGATTGAGTTCGCGTTTTATCTTGCTCAGCGGCTTTATCCTGCAGTTTGCGGCGCTGGTGCTGCTTGGCGTAGTCGGAGAGCCGGGAAGCAGCTTGCTGTTGTACTTTGCGATCGCGATGCTCGGCTTATGGCTGTTTGCTGAAGGTTTTGGCCCAGGTGCACAGATGATGGTTTATCCGACGATGGCTTATCCTGCTTCAATTCGCGGTGTAGGTGTGGGTATGAACCGCGCAATATCTGGTGTGGCGCAAGCCATTGCACTTTTTGTATTGCCTATTTGGATGTCTAAATTTAATACAGATGTTTTCTTAATTATTTCGATTTTTGCCTTCGTACCAATTATAGTTATTGGTTTTTTAATTAAGTTTGAACCGACAAAATTTGATGTTGACTCGATAGATTTAGATATAGAAATTAATAAGACTGTTGCCTCCAAAATGATTTAAAATTTATTTTCTTCAGCTGATAAAATTTGGCTTAAAGTTTAATTTTATCAGCTAATGTAGTGTGAAGTATCCAATCTTCATATTTTTGTAATGTTTCTCGTAGCATATCCATTGGCCTTACTGTGTAATGCCTTTCAACTAAAGCACTAGGCTTGTGTCCTGAAATTTGTGCTAAAGATCCTTCATTGATATTTTCCCAAATAGCTAAAGTTTTATAAGATCTTCTTAAACCATGAGGCGTAAGATGAATATTTAACCGCTTACATATTTTATTTAAACTATCATAAGGATTAATAATATGGCCACATGCAGAATCTTTACTACTAAAGACAAACTCAGAATCAGAACCTTTCTTAAGCTCCAATAAGAGACTTTCAACATGTGTAGTTAATGGGATTAAGCGCCCAGAATCTTCAATCTTATCTTTTACTTTAGCTGTTTTCCAACGGAAATCGATGTCCTTCCACTTTAATGAAAGCAATTCATTCTTCCTACAACCTGTAATTAGACTACATATTAAGAAGATTGGGGTAATCCCCCCTAAAAATAAAAGGATCTAAAAGTAGAATTTTCTCTTAAGATACAAGCAGGAGATTCTGCATGAAAACATCGAAATTTACTGACAGTCAGATCATGTCCATCTTGAAGCAGGCGGAATCTGGCACACCTGTAGCCGCCCTTTGTCGTGAACACGGCATGAGTAATGCCACGTTTTATAAATGGCGTGCCAAATATGGCGGTATGGATACCTCATTGATGGCTCGACTGAAAGAGCTGGAAGCAGAAAATACCAGACTTAAAAAGATGTATGCGGAAGAACGATTAAAGGCAGAGATCATCCAGGAAGCGATGGTAAAAAAGTGGTGAAGCCATCTTGCCGGCGTAAGATGGCACATCAGGTAGTTGCCCAGCATGCCATTAGTATTCGTTTGGCTTGTAAAGCATTTGGCATTAGTGAAACCTGCTACCGCTATCAAGCCAAACTCAGCGATGACAATGCATTAATTGCTGAACAGCTCATTGAACTCACTGAAGAAAATACAGATTGGGGATTCGGTCTGTGCTTCATATTTACGACATGTTGAGAATCACTGCTGGAATCACAAGCGGGTTTATCGCATTTACTGTGAGTTGGCACTGAATCTGCGTATTAAGCCAAGAAGAAGACTAAAAAGACATGCACCAGAACCACTAAAGGAACCAATCCGAGAAAATCAAGTTTGGTCATTAGATTTTATGCATGATCAGCTTTCCGATGGTCGAAAGTATCGGCTATTGAATGTAATTGATGATTACCGCCGCGAAGGCCTAGCCATTGAAGCAGGATTCTCATTGCCCACAATCAGGGTTATTCGTACGTTGAATCAGCTATTGGAATGGCGAGAAAAACCGTTAGTTATTCGGTGTGACAATGGCCCGGAGTTTATCAGTCATGAATTTGTACGTTGGGCTACTGAGCACGGCATTCGTATATTTGATACTTTGGATGAAGTACAAGATTATGCAACGAGTTGGCTGTGGCATTACAACCATGAAAGACCACATCAAGCAAACAAAGGAAAGCCACCTCTAATGGCTGCTTAACCTCTACTTTTAACTTCGGTTATTTATGGGAGGATTACCCAACAAGTTATGGTGTGTCAGAGCCGACTGCTTCAAGAATTGTCCGTCATGTAGAGGACTGCCTGATCAAGTCTAATCTATTTAATTTACCGAAGCATTTGCCTGAGGGCGAAGGTATTGACTGGAATGTGGTGATCGTAGATGCCACAGAAATTCCAATACAAAGACCTAAAAAAACAGAAGAAAAGCTATAGTGGAAAGAAGAAGACACATACTTTTAAAGTTCAAGCCATTATCCATTATAGA
The sequence above is drawn from the Acinetobacter lanii genome and encodes:
- a CDS encoding acyl-CoA dehydrogenase family protein; translated protein: MTIQNKQNLSLGANYEQVAGKFRPVFQRIAEGALQREKNRELPREPIQWLKQAGFGAVRVPSAFGGDGVSQKQLFQLLIELAKADSNIVQALRGHFAFVEDRLNAHKTEDQSLWFQRFVEGDLVGNAWTEIGKVEIGDVVTRVTENAQGQLEVNGRKYYSTGTIFADWIDLFALDETTNQHVIAAVSTHSSGIKISDDWHGFGQKTTGSGTLVIEHVPVTRDYILPFDQRFKYQTAFYQVVHLATLAGIAQSAVTAFSNEVRKRTRIYSHGNAELVRDDAQILQVIGKASAQAYASESIALRSAEALDRAYLSHFQNDAALDQKANDLAELESSQGQVVISELVLNLTTELFNALGASASTTEKQLDRFWRNARVVSSHNPLIYKQKVIGDWEINKAPLPYVWQIGNSPAAKQQEIAA
- a CDS encoding IS630 transposase-related protein, with amino-acid sequence MPKTYSVDLREKVMQFYKESKHKSKTCEIFNIARTTLDDWILIEQQTGQLKQPKSPNVGRPSKILDLQAFEAFVKTTPFTQAKDLIPLFEQKFGYSVGYHVILKALNKMGWTRKKRVFSTNKPAS
- a CDS encoding IS630 family transposase; this translates as MPQWKQQYGEDHILYIDESGINTNETAEYGWSPKGQRCHAFKSGGHGTRLSMISAVRSNAPFKFTQPLVFHGSCDRNIFVCWLEYLLQDLKQKDDQTKSYLLILDNASIHKGRVIDDLAARYQIRIVYLPAYSPDLNPIERAWSVLKSKVRHMVAQNNKTFQEALDIVFKMM
- a CDS encoding SfnB family sulfur acquisition oxidoreductase, which gives rise to MNIKIQDLQIENLKIENNQDIPDSVFEQHQPAHIIQNDAEAIAAAKKLAEIFRQQASHRDANRLLPLQEIVEFSQSGLWCINIPKQYGGAQVKHRTLSQVIRILASADPALTQISENHLSFLEQVRLDAAEEQKQLIFGNILKGQRLGNALSERGGRTVIDLKTRITPNAQGYAVNGKKFYATGAILAHWVYAVGLDDEGNELTALIPHHAPGLSIINDWSGFGQRSTASGTVILDNVQVDAAYVIPTGAGGESINLVGTISQLIHSSIDAGIAHAAIEDAIEFVQKYTRPWIDADQEHAVDDQFTQAAVAELKIKLHAAEALLDRAGDFVDAALENLTEDNANAATLAVAEAKVLSAEIAILASNKLFELAGTRAALSELNLDRHWRNARIHTLHDPVRWKYKLIGEYYLKGKHLPRHPWS
- a CDS encoding methionine ABC transporter ATP-binding protein, which codes for MINIENADKYFNAKNNKIFALKNISLQIDASKIVGIIGYSGAGKSTLLRLMNGLEKADAGQVEVLGQSIQHASENELKALRKQISMIFQHFNLLKTITVFDNIAFPLRLDGSLSKKQLQQRVEDLAHQVGLSEHLHKYPKQLSGGQKQRVGIARALANSPKILLCDEATSALDPITTHEILNLLLQINRDLGITIVLITHEIDVIRRICDDVVVLEKGQIAEQGPVDQVLLHPVHDISRSLILENTDIDEAILLPNSQILRVTAIGELAQRPVYETLALKHQVNYQILHSKVERTKTSLYSQSILSIQGLNTANYLQQLEQLGAHIEIIQGAAPRITEAA
- a CDS encoding methionine ABC transporter permease, yielding MLELIANLDYQELWDAAKATLLMLSLSLLFIVVLGLPLGVAIYSFANSRIKKHPVLYSILSFFINIIRSIPFIILMILLMPLTALITGTTIDVAGVIPPITVAGIAFFARLTETALHEVDSGVIEAAQSMGASYWQMVKGVLLPEARAPIIAAITVTSIALVDYTAVSGVIGGGGLGDLAIRYGYQRYQTEIMLVTVFLLIVIVQIMQFIGNKAVLYFSKNYT
- a CDS encoding MetQ/NlpA family ABC transporter substrate-binding protein — its product is MMNTLKKLAAVISIAAVSAGVWANQTVTVGASATPHAVILEHIKPELAKQGIDLKIKIYSDYVQPNTQLVSKKLDANYFQYRPFLNDFNAKTKSNLVPVVPVHIEPFLLYSSKITNLKQLKDGATVAIPSDPVNGGRGLLLLAKLNLITLKPGFKQLALPTDKLLSVRDIASNPKKLKIKELDSAMLPRTLSQVDLAALNCNYVLEAKLDIKKSLYIESGQDGKNIWAEYLVVRPGDQKKPEIQKVAKALNSDSTRQFIKQHFKGEIYTAF
- a CDS encoding acyl-CoA dehydrogenase family protein, which codes for MTALTDLQQPTQLKHQRSQESSIYQVWGQGPSARYDELASNFRPIFDKIRETTNEREKNHILPFEQLQWLKDAGFTRLRLPKSHHGFDATIPELFALLIELAQADANLPQALRVHFGFTEDILLSQDGAFKNLWLERIGQGQTVGSAWSEGGKESIGQFSTHLSKTEDGRVLLNGQKYYTTGSLYAEWIDVGITDLDGNSASIIIPRNAAGVEVIDDWNGFGQVLTASGTSIFSNVEVNPADVLPDDDRFKYSAGFYQLIQLSIIAGLNRAAAYDVSKAVEKRTRNYTHSNAAYVRHDPQVLQVVGKIRGAAYTSGAIIEKNAQALQRAYESAFLNNPAEEADQNAIAELEIAQSQTIISDLALNASTIIFDALGASATDKDLALDRYWRNIRTLASHNPRIYKDRIVGDFSVNGTLPPYQWRIGQV
- a CDS encoding MFS transporter, translated to MTQTASAENKYVIQRPEDVSQLISKYAGSGKTNKVIWLALIGVFIDAYDLTTLSFGIEQVISDFSLSPVMTGVVASAIVVGTIVGNLLGGWLTDKIGRYRVFMADMVLFVIAAIVAGLAPNVWVLIAARFVMGISVGIDLPVAMSYLAEFSKFNGKSSKAARLAAWCPMWYAASSVCFAIVLALYFILPPEYANWLWRISLIFGAVPALLIIFIRGKYLTESPIWLANQGDLKGAAKILRESYDINAHAQVDHVQKVEQKHAQASYSVLFNKTYLPRTIVALVIHISVAFQYTTIAFFLPSILTRFFHTDTLTTITTTLGLNLAFAFTGGLLGVYMASRLSSRFILLSGFILQFAALVLLGVVGEPGSSLLLYFAIAMLGLWLFAEGFGPGAQMMVYPTMAYPASIRGVGVGMNRAISGVAQAIALFVLPIWMSKFNTDVFLIISIFAFVPIIVIGFLIKFEPTKFDVDSIDLDIEINKTVASKMI